The region CTTAAAGGGGAACAGGGTGACCCGAGCAAACAAGGGCTGTGAAACACTGAACAGGGAGCACAGGAGGTGGATGAAATGACCCAGCTCCACCACACCTATCAACAGCCTGGAAGCTTTCTAGAGGTGTGATGAGAACTTGTACTGGATTTGTTCTGATTTGAAaccccagcctggggctgtcccaACATTCAAGGAACAGAGGTGACTTGGGGGAGCCACAATACCTGTGGAACAGTCCATCTGGATCAAGTGGGAGTCACtgtcagttttcattttttttagcACTGTTCTCTGAGGTAGCTGTGACAAGTAAGTTTGTAGCAGAAAAATAGGGCGGCTGCAGGGAGCCCTGATCCATGCagtccattttccttttcagagaaGACATGGTGATGGAGGAGGGCACCAGGCTCTCTGAGGCATGAGCCCTCCCCAGCAGGTTGGTGCCAGggatgctgtgctgcagcaggaagtgGTCTATTCTGGCCTTGAGGGTGGGGTGAGGTAGGGGCTGTGAGTGCTGGCTGAAGGCCACCCCCGTGAAGGGATCACTGGGAACACGGCCCCAAGACGCCTCGCTCCGGTTGCATTTCTCCAGGGTGGTCTGGTCAATCACTTTCCCAGAGGGCAGGAGCATGGGTAAAGTCATGATCTCCAGAGTGATGGGGTCCAGGAATTCTTCAGGGATGTCTTGGACGACATCCACCAGCTTGTGCAGGGTCTGCTGCTCGTTGGCACTGAAGGGGACACAGTCGCTCTCCATCGGCGTCCAGGGCTCCGGCTTGACGCTGCCGATGTCCTGGGCCATGAACTGGGAGGCCACCTGGAAGACGCCCTCGATCACCTCCTGTGGGCAGGACTTGGCAGGTTGTCCCCACACCTCCAGCCTCTTGATGCTGGGCAGGCCGCCCCCGGCCACGTGGGTGATGCAGATTTTAAGGTGGGACACATTGCTGAGTGAGGCCGGTCCTTTGTTCCAGAGATCTTGGGACACCGAGCCGGGGTAGGAGAAGACATTTTCCATCTGATGGAAGGGAGGCCTCGGCTTAAAGCCTCTGTGGCCAAAAGTCactttgctctgattttttaaGACAGCTTTGCCCACCAGGGTGAAGGTGTCCTTGTCCGACACAGGCTGCCCGGCCAGACCTGAGCACTgcccctcagggctctgccaaGAGGTTTTGTTGCATGAGGTAGAGGTGTAAATTTCCAACCCGGAGAAGGTCTGGTAGCCCCCAGAGGAGATGTCGATGTTGATCCTGCAGATCTCGATGTTGAAGGGGAAGGAGATGGTGACGTGCACCGGGGGTTTGATGAAGTACTCGCTGCGGAAGCCGCGGTTCCTCCTGGCCAGGTCCTCAGAGATCAGGTTCTCCACCTCGTAGCCATCGGCAGAGATCTGCGTGCCAGCACAGAACTGGAGTCAGTTGGGAGCAAGGAAATACAGGCAAAGCCAATTCCACCAGCCTTTCCAGGGATTCTCAGGATGATGTCAGCCAGGAGCCAAGGCTGAGGTTTATGTGCAGCTCAGGCCAGGCAGGAGATCCCTGCTGTAAATGCAGACCCATTTCCACCCTCCTCCAGCCACGTGCTCCCATCCCCTCTTCCTGCACCCTCTGTCACCATGTGCAGACCTGATTTAACTGCTGGAAGAGTGGAAAATTGGGATAATTCGTGGTTTTGGCTGGCTCAGTGAAATAAATCAAGGAGGAGAGggtggctgggagcagaggatgAGTGTGGGGGAGATGGGAGTCTCCTCTTTCAGTCTCCCTTTTCAGGTAGGAGtttcctgattttctttgtGCCTACTTATCCATGTGGCAATGCACAGTTACAGGATCCCAGAGGAACTCTGGATGTGAATCAGCCTCTGGGAGCCACCCCATCCCAGCCTGAGGGAGATTCATCAAACCAGGCTGGGGTTGGTTTGGAACATCCAAACCCACCATCTGCTCTACTCCTGGGCAAACTGATTCAACCCATTCACTTTCCTGGAAGCCCCAGGCCATGAGAAATCTGCAGCCCTTGCTGAAtggacaaacaaaaaagaggaaaatctaTTTATTCCACCTGTTTAATATGGTATTGATCACGACAATCACACCAAACCACTGTGGCATGGCTGGGTCTCTCCATAGAaaattccagcactgctgcttttgcagcatAGTCTTTTACAAAGCCAAGGCTGTcctggattttggggtggaaacttagaattaaaaaatagatttgaatGAAAACTGAGTTTTTTAAAGAGATTCTGATATGCTGAGTGaaaccagaaatatttggaaagtaACTTCAGCAAATATTATCAAGAGCTATGTGTTCcaaggggcagagggaaggctgGAATATTGCAATGGAAAAGGGACCTCAAGCCAAAGAACTTATACCTGGAAGTACATAATGCTGTCTGGTTATGAGATCCTGCAAAATTAGGGCTTTTCCCTGCAATATTTAGTGTGTGCCACGTCAGAGCAGTGATGCTGATtatcccacagcagcagtgaacaAGCTTCCCCCCAGGATAATTCCACCTAATCCCTCCCACTCCCCAAAACCCCCTCATCAACATTTTACCTTGTTGCAGTGAATTCTTGGCTTGAACTGTGGGAGACAGATGTTTATTACCATCttggcagctggagagaggtCACTTGCTGAGCATCAGAGTCagcttggaaaataaaaattaaaaataaaagaagtgaATATCCACAAGCAGTGAAAGGATCTTGTGTTTTAGGTGAGTTACAAGCTTGGGAATTCCTAAAATGCAGCTCAGATCTGAGTCCAGGAGGTGAAGCCAATATAAACTCAAATGAATGTGGTGGAGAGATGagattgagagaaaaaaaaaatcacattaatatTAATTAGTGAACCTGTggagaaaaatcaaagagaaaatgccTATTTTAACTAAAACCACCTATGAACAGACCAGCAATTAGATCTGAAGGTTTATCAAAGATGCAGGCGTTTTGTAGGTGTAGAaaagcaccagcacagcacaggaggctGTCACAGTGAGTCAAGATTAAGCACAAATATTAATAATTGGTGTTAAATAATTCCAAGGGAGCAGAGGGCACGGAATAGCTCTGAGGGAGATGTCTGACATGTGAACACCAAATTCTTCTGCTAGCATTCATTAAAGAAACTCAAGTGAACACACCTTCTTTCCCATCGAAAAAAAAGTGACTGGAATTGGCTCTCTCAGAAACGTTTTAAGAATGAAATTATCTGCGAGGTGAGAGCTTTAACCTCATGTTAACCCCAGC is a window of Sylvia atricapilla isolate bSylAtr1 chromosome 4, bSylAtr1.pri, whole genome shotgun sequence DNA encoding:
- the UBOX5 gene encoding LOW QUALITY PROTEIN: RING finger protein 37 (The sequence of the model RefSeq protein was modified relative to this genomic sequence to represent the inferred CDS: deleted 1 base in 1 codon), with protein sequence MVINICLPQFKPRIHCNKISADGYEVENLISEDLARRNRGFRSEYFIKPPVHVTISFPFNIEICRINIDISSGGYQTFSGLEIYTSTSCNKTSWQSPEGQCSGLAGQPVSDKDTFTLVGKAVLKNQSKVTFGHRGFKPRPPFHQMENVFSYPGSVSQDLWNKGPASLSNVSHLKICITHVAGGGLPSIKRLEVWGQPAKSCPQEVIEGVFQVASQFMAQDIGSVKPEPWTPMESDCVPFSANEQQTLHKLVDVVQDIPEEFLDPITLEIMTLPMLLPSGKVIDQTTLEKCNRSEASWGRVPSDPFTGVAFSQHSQPLPHPTLKARIDHFLLQHSIPGTNLLGRAHASESLVPSSITMSSLKRKMDCMDQGSLQPPYFSATNLLVTATSENSAKKMKTDSDSHLIQMDCSTDLVSHEQKLSESLDTALTSALSSMPSFTAKLMKSQQQGPGEGSCSSSWSVGTVLEHGRSSQTQGCASCGKSFSCYFKAEPVYQLPCGHLVCRPCLAEGQKAPASPIHCGSCKRAAATHDVRRVHF